A portion of the Anabas testudineus chromosome 22, fAnaTes1.2, whole genome shotgun sequence genome contains these proteins:
- the sos2 gene encoding son of sevenless homolog 2, with the protein MQPQQIYDFSSEENSHKWRGLFVQALRKVQKQVHPNLMAKEDALQHIEELILQLLNMLCVAQPRSVQDVEERVQKTFPHPIDKWAIADAQSAIEKRKRRNPLLLPVDKIHPLLKEVLGYKVDYHVSLYIVAVLEYISADILKLAGNYVGNIRHYEISQQDIKVSMCADKVLMDMFDQEEDIGLMSQCTEEPSSSGELTYDDLVRLEIAEERQYLRELDLIIKVFRHHFLSNPKIFMTQDVEVIFSNILDIHELTVKLLGLIEDAVEMTADGSPHPLVGSCFEDLAEEQAFDPYETLSQDILSRDFHEHFNNLMARPTVGLYFQSVAEGFKEAVQYVFPQLMMVPVYHCMHYFELLQQLQERSEDQDDRECLKQAITALLNLQCSVERIYTKYQPRRKPGEPMYRLYSRQVRSKQLAIKRMNEIQKSIDGWEGKDIGQCCSEFILEGPLLRAGAKHERHNFLFDGLMISCKANQSSRLPGSGSGAEFRLKEKFVLRKIRIVDREDSAELRHAFELTGKDENCAVFCARTAEEKAAWMAALVTLQYRSTLDRMLDTVLQHEEQAHPLRLPSPEVYRFAVQDSEENIVFEDKVQSKTGIPIIKAGTVVKLIERLTYHMYADPNFVRTFLTTYRSFCKPQELLTLLIDRIEIPEPEPTEEDRQALWNGDQPMAAELQRFRKEYVQPVQLRVLNVFRQWVEHHFYDFENDPELRSRLEEYITSKIQLRGKSMRKWVESINKIIKRKLQTQSNGVSHNITFESPPPQIEWHICRAGQLDTFDLMTLHPIEIARQLTLLESELYRAVRPSELVGSVWTKEDKEKNSPNLLRMIRHTTNLTLWFEKCIVEMMNLEERVAVLSRVIEILQVFQELNNFNGVLEVVSAINSVPVYRLDHTFEAIPERKKKILEEAVELSQDHFKKYLAKLKSINPPCVPFFGIYLTNILKTEEGNPDFLKRHGKELINFSKRRKVAEITGEIQQYQNQPYCLKVEHEIRRFFENLNPMGNMSEKEFSDYLFKTSLDIEPRNCRQPPRFPRKTTYTLKSPGIRPVRTSTSGTLKGHPVPLEREPPHKITFQRIAESEPETPASASVPTSPNTPTPPQSASSDLSSVFMEHDLSSSYGGSNSIFASVLLPPSKYQSASCGSLHQLGEELLKPPPLPPRRKDTMSEAKLSSDSPPAIPPRLPPPLPRNQPRPPVYNGPPIDSPLPSPPPPPPRDPLPDTPPPVPQRPPEIFINYPLNLQPSPVGRYHWDFGSSPSSPNTPPSTPSPRIPRRSCPLSASQNSLCPLPIPSSAPPVPPRHNSSPQLPKLPPKTYKREMPPPLHTLTLVENTDSSQ; encoded by the exons ATGCAGCCCCAGCAGATATACGACTTTTCAAGCGAAGAGAACAGCCACAAATGGAGAGGCCTCTTCGTGCAAGCTTTACGAAAG GTACAGAAGCAGGTCCATCCGAACCTTATGGCGAAGGAGGACGCCCTGCAGCACATCGAGGAGCTGATCTTGCAGCTGCTCAACATGCTGTGTGTGGCTCAGCCTCGCTCTGTGCAGGACGTAGAG GAACGTGTCCAGAAAACCTTTCCCCACCCTATAGATAAGTGGGCGATTGCAGACGCACAGTCAGCTATCGAGAAACGCAAGAGGAGAAACCCTTTACTTCTCCCTGTGGACAAGATACACCCACTGCTTAAG GAGGTTTTGGGGTATAAGGTGGACTACCATGTGTCGCTGTACATCGTAGCTGTGCTTGAATATATATCCGCAGACATACTAAAACTGGCTGGAAACTATGTTGGTAATATTCGGCACTATGAAATCAGCCAGCAGGACATCAAGGTGTCCATGTGTGCAGACAAG gtgCTGATGGACATGTTTGACCAGGAGGAGGACATTGGCCTGATGTCTCAGTGTACGGAGGAGCCGTCATCCTCTGGGGAGCTGACGTACGATGACCTGGTGAGGCTTGAAATCGCAGAGGAACGACAGTACCTGCGAGAGCTCGACCTCATCATCAAAGTGTTCCgacatcacttcctgtccaACCCCAAAATCTTCATGACCCAG GATGTGGAAGTGATTTTCAGCAACATCCTGGACATACACGAGCTGACGGTGAAGCTGCTGGGACTGATCGAGGACGCTGTGGAGATGACAGCTGACGGCAGCCCTCATCCACTGGTGGGCAGCTGCTTTGAAGATCTAGCAGAA GAACAGGCGTTTGACCCCTATGAGACCCTCTCTCAGGACATCCTCAGCAGGGATTTTCATGAGCACTTCAACAACCTGATGGCACGACCAACTGTAGGCCTGTACTTCCAG TCAGTTGCAGAAGGCTTCAAAGAAGCAGTCCAGTACGTCTTTCCCCAGCTGATGATGGTCCCAGTATACCACTGTATGCACTACTTTGAGCTACTACAG CAACTTCAGGAGCGCAGTGAAGACCAAGATGACCGAGAATGTCTGAAACAGGCGATCACGGCGTTGCTGAACCTTCAGTGTAGCGTGGAGCGCATCTATACTAAGTACCAGCCTCGCCGTAAACCTGG TGAACCGATGTACCGCCTGTACAGTCGGCAAGTCCGTAGCAAACAACTAGCCATCAAACGCATGAATGAGATCCAGAAAAGCATTGATGGCTGGGAGGGGAAAGACATTGGTCAGTGCTGCAGCGAGTTCATCCTAGAGGGGCCACTTTTACGAGCTGGGGCCAAGCACGAAAGGCACAACTTCCTGTTTGATGGCCTGATGATTAGCTGCAAGGCCAATCAGAGCTCCCGGCTCCCAGGATCGGGCAGTGGGGCGGAGTTCCGCCTGAAGGAGAAGTTTGTGCTGAGGAAGATCCGCATTGTGGACCGCGAGGACTCGGCAGAGCTGCGGCACGCCTTTGAACTGACAGGCAAAGATgaaaactgtgctgttttttgtgcacggacagcagaggagaaagcAGCGTGGATGGCAGCACTGGTGACTCTACAGTACCGCTCCACTTTGGATCGCATGCTGGACACAGTGCTACAGCACGAGGAACAGGCGCATCCTCTAAGACTGCCCTCGCCTGAGGTTTACCGCTTTGCTGTGCAGGACTCTGAGGAGAATATAGTGTTCGAGGACAAAGTGCAGAGCAAAACAGGCATCCCCATCATTAAGGCAGGCACAGTGGTCAAGCTCATAGAGAGGCTCACCTACCATATGTATGCTG ATCCTAACTTTGTGCGCACATTTCTTACTACATACCGATCATTCTGCAAACCACAGGAGCTGCTCACCCTGCTGATAGACAG AATTGAGATCCCAGAACCAGAACCAACTGAGGAGGACCGACAGGCTCTCTGGAATGGTGATCAGCCGATGGCAGCCGAGCTTCAGAGGTTCAGGAAAGAATACGTGCAGCCGGTCCAACTCAG GGTTCTCAATGTTTTCCGTCAGTGGGTCGAACACCATTTCTACGACTTTGAGAACGATCCGGAGCTCAGAAGTCGGTTAGAGGAGTACATCACCAGCAAAATTCAACTGCGAG GGAAGTCAATGAGAAAGTGGGTCGAATCCATCAATAAGATCATCAAGAGGAAGCTGCAGACGCAGTCAAATGGCGTCAGTCACAACATCACCTTCGAGAGTCCGCCTCCTCAGATCGAGTGGCACATCTGCAGAGCAGGACAACTGGACACCTTTGACCTCATGACCCTTCACCCCATAGAGATCGCCCGCCAGCTGACTCTGCTCGAGTCTGAGCTCTACAG AGCGGTCCGGCCGTCTGAACTGGTCGGTAGCGTCTGGACCAAAGAGGACAAAGAGAAGAACTCGCCCAACTTGCTCCGAATGATCCGCCACACCACCAACCTCACACTGTGGTTTGAGAA GTGTATTGTTGAGATGATGAACCTGGAGGAGAGGGTGGCGGTGTTGTCGCGAGTCATAGAGATTCTGCAGGTTTTCCAGGAGCTTAACAACTTCAATGGTGTGCTGGAGGTGGTCAGTGCCATCAACTCTGTCCCGGTCTACAGGCTCGACCACACCTTTGAG GCCATACCAGAGCGGAAGAAGAAAATCCTGGAAGAAGCTGTGGAACTGAGCCAAGATCATTTTAAGAAATACTTGGCTAAACTCAAGTCAATAAACCCACCCTGTGTGCCTTTCTTTG GGATCTATTTGACCAACATCCTGAAGACGGAAGAAGGCAATCCAGACTTCCTTAAACGTCACGGCAAGGAGCTGATCAACTTCAGCAAGAGGAGGAAAGTGGCTGAAATCACAGGAGAGATCCAGCAGTATCAGAACCAGCCTTACTGTCTAAAGGTGGAGCACGAAATCAGG AGGTTCTTCGAGAACCTTAACCCAATGGGCAACATGAGTGAGAAGGAGTTTTCTGACTACCTGTTCAAAACCTCTCTGGATATTGAGCCACGGAACTGCAGGCAGCCTCCCCGATTT CCCAGGAAGACCACATACACTCTGAAGTCCCCGGGGATCCGGCCTGTGCGAACTTCTACCTCTGGCACCCTGAAGGGCCACCCCGTCCCCCTGGAGAGGGAGCCCCCACATAAGATCACCTTCCAGCGCATCGCTGAGTCCGAGCCAGAGACACCGGCATCGGCCTCTGTGCCCACCTCCCCAAACACGCCAACTCCTCCACAGTCAGCCTCCTCTGACCTCAGCTCAGTTTTCATGGAGCATGACCTCAGCAGCTCCTATGGCG GTAGCAACTCCATATTTGCTTCAGTTCTTCTGCCACCATCAA agTACCAGTCTGCATCTTGCGGCAGCCTCCACCAGCTtggagaggagctgctgaagcCGCCGCCTCTACCACCACGAAGGAAAGACACCATGTCTGAAGCTAAA ctgaGCTCCGACAGCCCTCCAGCCATCCCTCCCCGGCTGCCCCCTCCTCTTCCCAGGAACCAGCCTCGACCGCCTGTCTACAACGGCCCTCCCATTGACAGCCCCTTGCCGAGtccgcctcctccacctcctcgtGACCCTCTGCCCGACACGCCGCCTCCAGTGCCCCAGCGGCCACCGGAAATCTTCATCAACTACCCCCTCAACCTGCAGCCGTCTCCTGTGGGTCGATACCACTGGGACTTCGGCAGCTCCCCCAGCTCTCCGAACACCCCACCCAGCACGCCGTCGCCTCGCATCCCCAGGAGGAGCTGCCCACTCAGTGCCAGCCAGAACAGCCTCTGCCCTTTACCTATTCCCAGCAGTGCCCCACCTGTCCCCCCACGTCACAACTCCAGCCCACAACTCCCCAAACTCCCACCAAAGACATACAAAAGGGAGATGCCGCCGCCACTACACACCCTAACGCTGGTGGAGAACACCGACAGCAGCCAGTGA
- the LOC113147990 gene encoding uncharacterized protein LOC113147990 isoform X1: MKPQEAELVTEISKLQCMVSELKTGFTSALLELSQIQHGDTYLREELEENRRSCQKKALRLEGLVDSLREELGVMRCQIVQLYSNRQRPQQDGKSFPSKQGDSSDPAGGRSQCSCSSAPPACVSRGKLLLHCFLQGLKAGLSEGTDARHQVAMQLLHSEWEYVATLNQLYDKYKTPPSHQMTVEPYQTYLKFVEQLLQRHLLFRNTLQERLSAEHWKSLVGDILVQLIGQNDTAFLDTYLGYTTTLASFLSLEFNRLNHPEENHKVQSGQMEREEMKLLSLLLAPVSRIHSYLSHIQNLLQWTGKEHPDCSLLLGTERALRSILSRCHVILEEDVRWEDREGAGQSCSDAAAGGSSVNCCSRIQQTRESKLCREETSTAAQKDDQRAVNLTNGLDGHHSMRLECWSCSPVRRKSCGRDRIALNHPARDCGHACCSLLTPDTAGWGENSDSGQGTFSQPTVKGTNEMEGPHGTHSLEDCETDPDDTSAFDYSSVTSCSPDGTLRREMMDSNSGEDEEEDSQVPVLLKPSYSQQPQQQSRDAPKERTVCLRWQIPRLTPHPPLRGTTGLCGNEPTPCLVSSYGKRLVSVRKGSPPLHPKSAFRPIWDDPSKQQVDSAPEKDNRQGFVPIQAPTRQNFPSFNPSRENLRSGLAQQRNTQAAPMSSGGLWDDSEDSEGPCSTV, encoded by the exons ATGAAGCCTCAAGAGGCAGAGCTTGTCACTGAGATCTCCAAG CTACAATGCATGGTCTCGGAGCTGAAGACGGGTTTTACCAGCGCTCTCCTGGAGCTCAGTCAGATCCAACATGGAGACACGTACCTgagggaggagctggaggagaacagGAGGAGCTGCCAGAAAAAAGCTCTTCGTCTGGAGGGTCTGGTTGACTCGCTGAGG GAAGAACTGGGTGTGATGCGGTGTCAGATAGTGCAGCTGTACAGTAACAGACAGAGACCTCAGCAGGATGGAAAAAGCTTCCCATCCAAACAGGGAGACAG TAGTGATCCAGCTGGTGGACGGAGTCAGTGCAGCTGTTCCTCTGCTCCACCCGCCTGTGTGTCCAGAGGAAAACTGCTCCTCCACTGTTTCCTGCAGGGACTTAAAGCAGGACTGAGCGAAGGCACAG ATGCACGACATCAGGTGGCGATGCAACTTCTGCATTCAGAATGGGAGTATGTTGCAACCTTAAACCAGCTATACGACAAATACAAGACACCACCATCTCACCAGATGACTGTGGAGCCGTA TCAGACCTATCTGAAGTttgtggagcagctgctgcagcgaCATCTGCTCTTCAGAAACACCCTGCAGGAGCGATTATCTGCTGAACACTGGAAATCTCTGGTTGGAGATATACTGGTGCAGCTTATCGGCCAAAATGAT ACAGCGTTTTTGGATACGTACCTGGGATACACAACGACCCTGGCGTCCTTCCTCTCACTGGAGTTCAACAGACTGAATCATCCTGAGGAAAACCACAAAGTGCAG AGTGGCcagatggagagggaggaaaTGAAACTGCTCTCCCTGCTGTTGGCTCCTGTCTCCCGTATACACAGCTACCTGAGTCACATTCAG AACCTGCTGCAGTGGACGGGTAAAGAGCATCCCGACTGCAGCCTCCTTTTGGGCACTGAGCGAGCGCTGAGGAGCATTTTGTCTCGCTGCCATGTGATTCTGGAGGAAGATGTAAGATGGGAGGACAGAGAAGGAGCTGGACAGAG ctgctctgatgctgcagctggtgGATCTTCTGTAAACTGTTGCTCAAGGATCCAACAGACCAGAGAGTCGAAGCTCTGCAGAGAGGAAACCAGCACTGCAGCTCAGAA AGACGACCAGCGAGCTGTTAACCTCACCAACGGGCTGGACGGACACCACTCAATGCGTCTGGAGTGCTGGTCCTGTAGCCCGGTGAGGAGGAAGAGCTGTGGAAGAGACCGGATTGCCCTGAATCATCCAGCCCGTGACTGCGGACACGCCTGCTGCTCCCTGCTCACCCCAGACACTGCAGGGTGGGGGGAGAACAGTGACTCAGGTCAGGGCACCTTCAGCCAGCCCACGGTGAAAGGCACCAATGAGATGGAGGGGCCTCATGGGACCCACAGCCTTGAGGACTGCGAGACAGACCCTGACGACACCTCTGCTTTCGACTACTCCTCCGTCACCTCCTGCAGCCCTGATGGCACCCTGCGCAGAGAGATGATGGACAGCAACAGCggggaggatgaagaggaggacagCCAGGTGCCGGTGCTGTTGAAGCCCTCGTACAGccagcagccgcagcagcagtCCAGAGATGCACCTAAAGAGAGGACTGTGTGTCTGAGGTGGCAGATTCCCAGATTAacccctcatcctcctctgagAGGCACCACAGGGCTGTGTGGGAACGAGCCGACGCCGTGTCTCGTCAGCTCCTACGGGAAGAGGCTGGTCAGTGTCAGGAAAGGGTCGCCTCCTCTTCATCCAAAAAGCGCCTTCAGGCCCATCTGGGATGACCCGTCCAAACAG CAGGTTGATTCAGCACCAGAGAAAGACAACAGACAAGGTTTCGTACCGATTCAAGCTCCGACGAGGCAAAATTTTCCCAGTTTCAACCCGAGCAGAGAAAATCTGAG ATCAGGCCTCGCTCAGCAGAGAAATACCCAGGCAGCACCGATGAGCAGTGGAGGATTGTGGGACGACAGTGAGGACAGCGAAGGACCCTGCAGCACCGTTTGA
- the cdkn3 gene encoding LOW QUALITY PROTEIN: cyclin-dependent kinase inhibitor 3 (The sequence of the model RefSeq protein was modified relative to this genomic sequence to represent the inferred CDS: deleted 1 base in 1 codon), whose amino-acid sequence MRTSEFDSSSEDEEVGEEQLTPFHISWLPLSIVDCSQFLGICALPGCKYKDIRRSLQRDVEELQNQGVQDVFVFCTRGELNKYRVPSLLEVYQQHGFTVHHMPFPDGDVPELEQCCQILKELQVSLENNRRTVIHCYGGLGRSALIAACLLLQFSLTMTANKAIEILREHRGGGAIQTVKQYNFLHEFREKYTAYRESREVSTERSVSR is encoded by the exons ATGAGGACGAGTGAGTTTGACTCCTCATCTGAAGAC GAGGAGGTAGGGGAGGAGCAGCTGACTCCTTTCCACATCTCCTG GTTACCCCTGTCCATAGTGGATTGCTCACAGTTTCTTGGGATATGTGCACTACCAG GTTGCAAATACAAAGATATCCGCAGGAGTCTGCAGAGAGATGTTG AGGAGCTCCAGAACCAGGGTGTGCAggatgtgtttgtcttctgcACCAGAGGAGAACTTAACAAATACAGGGTTCCCTCCCTGCTGGAGGTTTACCAGCAACACGGCTTCACTGTTCACCACATGCCCTTTCCAGACGGAGATGTTCCCGAGCTAGAGCAGTGCTGCCAGATCCTCAAGGAGCTGCAGGTCAGCCTCGAGAACAACAGGAGGACGGTGATCCA TTGTTACGGAGGCCTGGGACGCTCTGCTTTAA TCGCAGCTTGTCTGCTGCTTCAGTTCTCTTTAACGATGACGGCAAACAAAGCCATAGAAATCCTCAGGGAGCACCGAGGAGGAGGAGCGATACAGACAGTGAAG CAATACAACTTCCTCCACGAGTTTCGGGAAAAGTACACGGCGTACCGAGAGAGCAGAGAAGTTTCGACAGAGCGCTCCGTGTCTCGGTAA
- the LOC113147990 gene encoding uncharacterized protein LOC113147990 isoform X2 yields MKPQEAELVTEISKLQCMVSELKTGFTSALLELSQIQHGDTYLREELEENRRSCQKKALRLEGLVDSLREELGVMRCQIVQLYSNRQRPQQDGKSFPSKQGDSSDPAGGRSQCSCSSAPPACVSRGKLLLHCFLQGLKAGLSEGTDARHQVAMQLLHSEWEYVATLNQLYDKYKTPPSHQMTVEPYQTYLKFVEQLLQRHLLFRNTLQERLSAEHWKSLVGDILVQLIGQNDTAFLDTYLGYTTTLASFLSLEFNRLNHPEENHKVQSGQMEREEMKLLSLLLAPVSRIHSYLSHIQNLLQWTGKEHPDCSLLLGTERALRSILSRCHVILEEDVRWEDREGAGQSCSDAAAGGSSVNCCSRIQQTRESKLCREETSTAAQKDDQRAVNLTNGLDGHHSMRLECWSCSPVRRKSCGRDRIALNHPARDCGHACCSLLTPDTAGWGENSDSGQGTFSQPTVKGTNEMEGPHGTHSLEDCETDPDDTSAFDYSSVTSCSPDGTLRREMMDSNSGEDEEEDSQVPVLLKPSYSQQPQQQSRDAPKERTVCLRWQIPRLTPHPPLRGTTGLCGNEPTPCLVSSYGKRLVSVRKGSPPLHPKSAFRPIWDDPSKQVDSAPEKDNRQGFVPIQAPTRQNFPSFNPSRENLRSGLAQQRNTQAAPMSSGGLWDDSEDSEGPCSTV; encoded by the exons ATGAAGCCTCAAGAGGCAGAGCTTGTCACTGAGATCTCCAAG CTACAATGCATGGTCTCGGAGCTGAAGACGGGTTTTACCAGCGCTCTCCTGGAGCTCAGTCAGATCCAACATGGAGACACGTACCTgagggaggagctggaggagaacagGAGGAGCTGCCAGAAAAAAGCTCTTCGTCTGGAGGGTCTGGTTGACTCGCTGAGG GAAGAACTGGGTGTGATGCGGTGTCAGATAGTGCAGCTGTACAGTAACAGACAGAGACCTCAGCAGGATGGAAAAAGCTTCCCATCCAAACAGGGAGACAG TAGTGATCCAGCTGGTGGACGGAGTCAGTGCAGCTGTTCCTCTGCTCCACCCGCCTGTGTGTCCAGAGGAAAACTGCTCCTCCACTGTTTCCTGCAGGGACTTAAAGCAGGACTGAGCGAAGGCACAG ATGCACGACATCAGGTGGCGATGCAACTTCTGCATTCAGAATGGGAGTATGTTGCAACCTTAAACCAGCTATACGACAAATACAAGACACCACCATCTCACCAGATGACTGTGGAGCCGTA TCAGACCTATCTGAAGTttgtggagcagctgctgcagcgaCATCTGCTCTTCAGAAACACCCTGCAGGAGCGATTATCTGCTGAACACTGGAAATCTCTGGTTGGAGATATACTGGTGCAGCTTATCGGCCAAAATGAT ACAGCGTTTTTGGATACGTACCTGGGATACACAACGACCCTGGCGTCCTTCCTCTCACTGGAGTTCAACAGACTGAATCATCCTGAGGAAAACCACAAAGTGCAG AGTGGCcagatggagagggaggaaaTGAAACTGCTCTCCCTGCTGTTGGCTCCTGTCTCCCGTATACACAGCTACCTGAGTCACATTCAG AACCTGCTGCAGTGGACGGGTAAAGAGCATCCCGACTGCAGCCTCCTTTTGGGCACTGAGCGAGCGCTGAGGAGCATTTTGTCTCGCTGCCATGTGATTCTGGAGGAAGATGTAAGATGGGAGGACAGAGAAGGAGCTGGACAGAG ctgctctgatgctgcagctggtgGATCTTCTGTAAACTGTTGCTCAAGGATCCAACAGACCAGAGAGTCGAAGCTCTGCAGAGAGGAAACCAGCACTGCAGCTCAGAA AGACGACCAGCGAGCTGTTAACCTCACCAACGGGCTGGACGGACACCACTCAATGCGTCTGGAGTGCTGGTCCTGTAGCCCGGTGAGGAGGAAGAGCTGTGGAAGAGACCGGATTGCCCTGAATCATCCAGCCCGTGACTGCGGACACGCCTGCTGCTCCCTGCTCACCCCAGACACTGCAGGGTGGGGGGAGAACAGTGACTCAGGTCAGGGCACCTTCAGCCAGCCCACGGTGAAAGGCACCAATGAGATGGAGGGGCCTCATGGGACCCACAGCCTTGAGGACTGCGAGACAGACCCTGACGACACCTCTGCTTTCGACTACTCCTCCGTCACCTCCTGCAGCCCTGATGGCACCCTGCGCAGAGAGATGATGGACAGCAACAGCggggaggatgaagaggaggacagCCAGGTGCCGGTGCTGTTGAAGCCCTCGTACAGccagcagccgcagcagcagtCCAGAGATGCACCTAAAGAGAGGACTGTGTGTCTGAGGTGGCAGATTCCCAGATTAacccctcatcctcctctgagAGGCACCACAGGGCTGTGTGGGAACGAGCCGACGCCGTGTCTCGTCAGCTCCTACGGGAAGAGGCTGGTCAGTGTCAGGAAAGGGTCGCCTCCTCTTCATCCAAAAAGCGCCTTCAGGCCCATCTGGGATGACCCGTCCAAACAG GTTGATTCAGCACCAGAGAAAGACAACAGACAAGGTTTCGTACCGATTCAAGCTCCGACGAGGCAAAATTTTCCCAGTTTCAACCCGAGCAGAGAAAATCTGAG ATCAGGCCTCGCTCAGCAGAGAAATACCCAGGCAGCACCGATGAGCAGTGGAGGATTGTGGGACGACAGTGAGGACAGCGAAGGACCCTGCAGCACCGTTTGA